A region of uncultured Carboxylicivirga sp. DNA encodes the following proteins:
- a CDS encoding LysM peptidoglycan-binding domain-containing protein, with translation MKQINYTVLKLCIAMLFVVFTVQAQQFDGMEKIVIEGKVYYLYKVKKSEGLYRISVNYGVSQKELLEANPEAAFGLKEGQLIKIPVISGRNSTQQEIQSTSYIYHTVEPGQTVYFISKKYDVPLKVIYDNNPGSDKTLINGTIIKIPKEHTREETKEVSEEKSYILHVVQPKETMYALSKKYDVAIGEIIKSNPALKSGVLEIGSSIRIPKKLEQPQQAVVKESQKLEDDLYIYHSIAQGETIYSIAQKYNAKPNDVIEANPSVDANDLKLGYLVRIPKSSIKASKLETSEDHNLFTYHKVKRKETLFGISREYNVDMDILKTVNSDQDLARLKKGDIVKVPNRYWFKSVYEQQVDSTKEMEGAKEEIINLTELDCKSYNYFLDKPTLKVALMLPFNVEATMRANIIEEDKDGVVTQREREEKVVSKYSKVFVEFYQGALLALDKIKKQGVNVEMFVYDTAPDSNKVKSILANPVMQSMNLIIGPAYPQQLPFVSQFSKEHSIPMVYPFSTNNNTLADNIHMFQVMPIDTLLFDAMADQILVASAGKRIVVIRTEDTKSEYENKLSELIRNKVYWESFKKGVVPDFVEYKFKQDDLASLEKMFAKEKGNTVIVPSVEEAQVNRIITTIKGAQSKTKADVTLWGLPEWLKYQTINPEDIHALNGHMFSYYFVDYENKQSSQIIEEYRRWFKTEPMSISPYFQNANVSANMSRYSLWGFDLTYYFISALKDYGKNFEYCIANHHPFGVQSTLNFERISNWGGYYNCGLYILHFTPDYNMTVKQVKKQQ, from the coding sequence ATGAAACAAATCAATTATACTGTTTTAAAACTATGCATTGCAATGCTGTTTGTCGTTTTTACTGTACAAGCACAGCAATTCGATGGCATGGAAAAAATTGTTATTGAAGGTAAAGTATACTATCTCTATAAAGTAAAAAAGTCAGAAGGACTTTACCGGATAAGTGTTAATTATGGCGTATCACAGAAGGAACTTTTGGAAGCCAATCCGGAAGCTGCTTTTGGTTTAAAAGAGGGCCAGCTCATAAAAATTCCGGTGATCTCAGGTCGAAATAGTACGCAGCAGGAAATTCAATCAACATCATACATTTATCATACGGTTGAGCCGGGCCAAACAGTGTATTTTATCTCCAAGAAATATGATGTGCCGCTTAAAGTTATTTATGACAATAATCCGGGAAGTGATAAAACTTTAATCAATGGTACTATAATAAAAATACCTAAAGAGCACACAAGGGAAGAGACTAAGGAGGTTTCTGAAGAGAAAAGCTATATTCTACATGTTGTTCAGCCAAAGGAAACCATGTATGCTTTGTCGAAAAAGTATGATGTTGCAATAGGTGAAATAATAAAAAGTAATCCGGCTCTTAAATCAGGAGTACTTGAAATAGGTAGTTCAATTAGAATACCTAAAAAACTAGAACAGCCTCAACAGGCAGTTGTTAAAGAATCACAGAAGCTGGAGGATGATTTATATATCTATCACAGCATTGCTCAGGGCGAAACAATATATAGTATTGCTCAAAAGTATAACGCCAAACCCAATGATGTAATTGAAGCTAATCCTTCAGTTGATGCAAACGATCTGAAATTGGGATACTTGGTAAGGATTCCAAAATCATCAATCAAGGCTTCAAAACTTGAAACGAGCGAGGATCATAATCTTTTTACATATCACAAGGTTAAGCGCAAGGAAACATTGTTTGGTATTTCGCGGGAATATAATGTGGATATGGATATTCTGAAAACAGTGAATTCTGATCAGGATCTGGCAAGGTTAAAGAAAGGCGATATTGTAAAAGTACCTAATCGTTACTGGTTTAAATCAGTTTACGAACAACAGGTTGATTCAACTAAAGAGATGGAAGGTGCTAAGGAAGAGATTATTAATTTAACTGAGCTGGATTGTAAATCTTACAATTACTTTCTTGATAAACCTACTTTAAAAGTAGCACTGATGCTTCCGTTTAATGTGGAAGCAACTATGCGTGCCAATATAATTGAAGAAGATAAGGATGGTGTGGTTACTCAACGTGAGCGTGAAGAGAAAGTAGTGTCAAAGTATTCAAAAGTGTTTGTTGAGTTTTATCAGGGGGCATTACTTGCTCTTGATAAAATAAAGAAACAAGGTGTGAATGTGGAAATGTTTGTATACGATACTGCTCCGGATTCTAATAAGGTTAAATCAATTCTTGCAAATCCCGTGATGCAATCAATGAACCTTATTATTGGTCCTGCCTATCCGCAGCAACTTCCTTTTGTTTCGCAGTTCTCCAAGGAGCATTCCATTCCAATGGTTTACCCGTTTTCAACGAACAATAATACGCTGGCTGATAATATTCATATGTTTCAGGTAATGCCAATCGACACTTTGTTGTTTGATGCTATGGCTGATCAGATTCTGGTAGCTTCTGCAGGAAAAAGAATTGTTGTCATCAGAACAGAAGATACAAAATCGGAATATGAAAATAAGTTGAGTGAACTGATTAGAAATAAGGTCTATTGGGAAAGCTTTAAAAAAGGTGTAGTACCCGATTTTGTTGAATATAAGTTTAAACAGGACGATTTGGCCAGCCTGGAGAAGATGTTCGCGAAAGAAAAAGGCAATACTGTAATCGTACCTTCTGTTGAAGAAGCTCAGGTAAACAGGATTATTACCACTATCAAGGGAGCACAAAGTAAAACAAAAGCTGATGTTACCTTGTGGGGATTACCTGAATGGTTAAAATATCAGACCATTAATCCAGAGGATATACATGCTTTGAACGGACACATGTTTAGTTATTATTTTGTTGATTATGAGAATAAACAAAGTAGTCAGATAATAGAAGAATACCGAAGGTGGTTTAAAACAGAACCAATGTCAATCTCTCCTTACTTTCAGAATGCCAATGTAAGTGCAAATATGAGCAGATATAGCTTGTGGGGATTTGATTTGACTTACTATTTTATTAGTGCCCTAAAGGATTACGGAAAGAATTTTGAATACTGTATTGCCAATCATCATCCGTTTGGTGTGCAATCGACTTTAAATTTTGAGCGTATTTCAAATTGGGGCGGATATTATAATTGCGGATTATATATTTTACATTTCACTCCCGATTATAATATGACTGTTAAACAAGTCAAAAAACAGCAATAA
- a CDS encoding MarR family transcriptional regulator, whose product MEIQPLGMILGGLKGIFPRLMANRMSELGITYTFDQMVVLMIVRHSKQKQLVQQDIAEFMKKDKSLVLRIVDVLEKDGLIVRITDPNDRRRNIINITGKGVDLTDLFYTEEQLITKELMVGLTDEEIYTFYKVINHVKTRAEEF is encoded by the coding sequence ATGGAGATACAACCATTAGGAATGATCTTAGGAGGATTAAAGGGAATTTTTCCCCGATTGATGGCCAATCGTATGAGTGAATTGGGTATTACTTATACTTTTGATCAGATGGTTGTGCTTATGATTGTTAGACACAGCAAACAAAAACAATTAGTGCAGCAGGATATTGCTGAATTTATGAAAAAAGACAAATCTTTAGTTCTGAGAATTGTAGATGTATTGGAAAAAGACGGTTTGATAGTAAGGATAACGGATCCAAATGACAGGAGACGCAATATTATTAATATCACGGGGAAAGGGGTTGACTTAACAGATTTGTTTTATACCGAGGAGCAATTAATAACAAAAGAATTGATGGTTGGACTTACCGATGAAGAGATCTATACTTTCTACAAAGTAATTAATCACGTTAAAACAAGAGCTGAAGAATTTTAG
- a CDS encoding beta galactosidase jelly roll domain-containing protein: protein MLKFILQYHTLVVCFLLGILFGQNTSAQILTKKYHLEGYWNFSVGDHMEWKNPSFDDSMWDKIKTGQSWESQGYNDYNGYAWYRKTITITSKPQRDLTLKIGAIDDADQVYLNGTLIGKKGGFPPFPETAYDQEREYKIPQHLWKEGENTLAIRVYDFYNVGGILSHPLAIYEDITEDYLTLNLAGEWHFKTGNNSQFKAHDYNHSDWDKITVPARWEDQGWPYFDGIAWYRKSFYLPSGTNNSNMYLILGRIDDEDEVYLNGTKIGETKKNHSGWSSSPYRQLRIYHIPDNLLVRNNPNIIAVKVKDDQLDGGIYEGPIGLATQEQAEDIRTMFKEYKSGWETLLEWIFD, encoded by the coding sequence ATGCTAAAATTCATTTTACAATATCACACCCTGGTTGTTTGTTTTCTCCTTGGTATTTTGTTTGGACAAAACACATCAGCCCAAATCCTAACAAAAAAATATCATCTCGAAGGATACTGGAACTTCTCTGTGGGAGATCATATGGAATGGAAGAATCCATCTTTCGACGACAGTATGTGGGACAAAATAAAAACAGGACAATCATGGGAATCACAGGGATACAATGATTATAATGGTTATGCCTGGTACCGAAAAACTATTACCATCACATCAAAACCTCAACGCGATCTCACCCTTAAGATTGGTGCGATTGATGATGCCGACCAGGTTTATCTTAATGGTACATTAATTGGCAAAAAAGGAGGATTCCCTCCATTCCCAGAAACAGCCTATGACCAGGAACGAGAATATAAAATACCTCAACACCTTTGGAAAGAAGGCGAAAACACTCTGGCGATAAGAGTATATGATTTTTATAATGTTGGCGGAATACTTAGTCATCCTCTGGCAATCTATGAAGATATAACCGAAGACTATCTAACCCTTAACCTGGCAGGAGAATGGCATTTTAAAACCGGCAATAATAGTCAGTTTAAAGCACATGATTACAATCATTCTGACTGGGACAAAATTACCGTACCGGCACGATGGGAAGATCAGGGATGGCCTTATTTTGATGGTATAGCCTGGTACCGAAAAAGCTTCTATCTTCCATCCGGAACAAACAATTCAAACATGTACCTGATTTTGGGTAGGATTGATGATGAAGATGAAGTTTATTTGAATGGAACTAAGATTGGTGAAACCAAAAAAAACCATTCCGGTTGGAGTAGCAGCCCCTATCGACAATTACGAATTTACCATATACCCGATAATTTATTAGTAAGGAATAATCCAAACATCATAGCGGTTAAGGTTAAAGATGATCAGTTGGATGGAGGTATATATGAAGGACCTATTGGATTAGCTACCCAGGAACAAGCAGAGGATATCCGCACCATGTTCAAAGAATACAAAAGCGGCTGGGAAACTTTATTAGAATGGATATTTGATTAA
- a CDS encoding acyl-CoA thioesterase, with protein sequence MKEHYIEEYTVTKSDIDELNHVSNIKYVEWIQEISKAHWYKITKGTGYDVQYFWVVSSHFIEYKASALLGQQITIETYVEKFEKAYSFRAVEVKDKETGKLLMKSLTKWCMMDMETKRITRVPAELFDLFSLETT encoded by the coding sequence ATGAAAGAGCATTATATAGAAGAATATACTGTAACAAAATCAGATATAGATGAACTGAATCATGTTAGCAATATTAAATATGTTGAATGGATTCAGGAAATTTCAAAAGCTCACTGGTATAAGATAACAAAGGGAACGGGTTATGATGTACAGTATTTTTGGGTTGTTTCTTCACATTTTATCGAATATAAGGCGTCTGCACTACTAGGTCAGCAGATCACTATTGAAACATATGTTGAAAAGTTTGAAAAAGCATATTCGTTTCGTGCTGTTGAAGTAAAAGATAAGGAAACCGGAAAATTACTGATGAAATCGTTAACCAAATGGTGTATGATGGATATGGAAACCAAAAGGATAACCAGAGTACCTGCTGAACTCTTTGATTTATTTTCTTTAGAGACCACATAG
- a CDS encoding glycoside hydrolase has product MKQLIIYITLIFIGFNNPSWAQKRDLKIYNPLRGTWKFSIGDKQEWMSYDFDDSNWENIYVPGPWEQQGFNGYDGYAWYRTSFTLPAGASDKELWLDLGYIDDIDECYLNGKLIGSSGTFPPDYQTAYNAHRLYLLTPEDLMFNTKNVLAIRVYDSYNEGGIISGKIGIWENQYPLVPDINLAGRWKFKTGDEKYYSKIDLNESDWDEIYVPSAWEDQGYENYDGIGWYRKTITIPEGLYTDSPVLLLGKIDDVDEVYINDIMIGNTGMINPSYFVYGDAYDDLRGYIIPLEIIKKSKTITIAVRVYDDRLTGGIYEGPIGLISQDKYIKYWLKQRKEH; this is encoded by the coding sequence ATGAAGCAATTAATAATATATATAACCTTGATTTTCATCGGATTTAACAATCCATCCTGGGCTCAAAAAAGAGACCTTAAGATATATAATCCACTAAGAGGAACCTGGAAATTTAGTATTGGAGATAAACAGGAATGGATGAGTTATGATTTTGATGATTCAAACTGGGAAAACATTTATGTACCTGGCCCCTGGGAACAACAAGGCTTTAATGGATATGACGGTTACGCCTGGTACAGAACTTCATTTACTTTACCTGCCGGAGCCTCAGATAAAGAATTATGGCTCGATCTCGGATATATCGACGATATTGATGAATGTTATTTAAACGGTAAGCTCATTGGAAGCAGTGGCACATTCCCACCAGATTATCAAACAGCTTATAATGCCCACCGATTGTATTTATTGACACCTGAAGATTTAATGTTTAATACAAAGAATGTATTGGCCATTAGAGTTTATGATTCATATAACGAAGGTGGAATAATTTCCGGAAAAATAGGTATCTGGGAAAATCAATATCCTCTGGTTCCTGATATTAATCTGGCAGGCAGATGGAAATTTAAAACAGGCGATGAAAAATATTACAGTAAAATAGACCTCAATGAATCGGATTGGGATGAAATCTATGTTCCTTCCGCATGGGAAGATCAGGGCTATGAAAATTACGACGGCATTGGATGGTATCGCAAAACCATTACCATTCCTGAGGGATTATATACAGATTCACCTGTTCTGTTACTAGGGAAAATTGACGATGTTGATGAAGTTTATATCAATGATATTATGATTGGAAATACTGGAATGATTAACCCGTCTTATTTTGTTTATGGAGATGCATATGACGATTTGCGTGGTTATATAATTCCATTGGAGATAATCAAAAAAAGCAAGACAATAACCATCGCTGTAAGAGTATATGACGATCGGCTTACCGGAGGAATATATGAAGGTCCGATTGGATTGATTTCACAGGATAAGTATATCAAATACTGGTTAAAACAAAGAAAGGAACATTAA
- a CDS encoding DNA topoisomerase 3 has protein sequence MIVCVAEKPSVAFEIAQIVGAKSKRDGYYEGNNYQVTWTFGHLCTLKEPHDYLPEWKRWTIGSLPMIPSRFGIKLIDDKGIEKQFNTIRKLVGTATEIVNCGDAGQEGELIQQWVLLKAGAKCPIKRLWISSLTEEAIREGFEKLRLNEEFKNLYAAGSSRAIGDWLLGMNATRLYTLKYGQQGQVLSIGRVQTPTLALIVERQKSIDDFKPEPYWELKTKYKEVLFSATKGRFMQKEEGESFMEKIKDSEFVIKDFSRKKGKEAPPRLFDLTSLQVECNKKFGFSADDTLKTIQSLYEKKVTTYPRVDTTYLSNDIYPKVPGILKGLKDHQHLTERLLKGKIKKSNKVFDDKKVTDHHAIIPTGVYANALGRDEKLVYELVTRRFIAAFYPDATVSNTVVIGNAAGVEFKATGKQLLEPGWRVVFMDKEGEKKDAEIMPDFTVGESGSHEPELLEKETQPPKPYTEATLLRAMETAGKQVDDDELRDAMKENGIGRPSTRAAIIETLFRRKYISKVRKNLYPTVTGMQLIDTIRNDLLKSAELTGLWEKKLREIEKGEYDAAEFMNELKQMVSDIVFDVKHDRSARKLDLVEEPAIVEENKKTTPSKKEKKELVCPVCKEGNMLKGHSAWGCSRYKDGCKTIIPFEFLGKKLTDKQIAQLIQKGKTSSLKGFTLDDNQVDGVVVLNKDATLELEQEKEVVWTCPSCKSGTIIKGNSAFGCDNFKNGCKVRIPFEMGGKQLTDKQVEAIVLKGKSTLIKGFTVEGSLEKQDGFLLFESGKIIFQPK, from the coding sequence ATGATAGTTTGTGTAGCAGAAAAGCCGAGCGTAGCATTTGAAATTGCCCAGATTGTAGGAGCTAAATCAAAACGTGATGGTTATTATGAAGGAAACAACTATCAGGTGACCTGGACTTTTGGTCATTTATGTACCTTAAAGGAACCGCACGATTACCTGCCTGAATGGAAAAGGTGGACCATTGGATCGCTACCCATGATTCCCTCGCGTTTTGGTATTAAATTAATTGATGATAAAGGGATTGAAAAACAATTCAATACCATCAGAAAGCTGGTTGGAACTGCAACTGAAATAGTAAATTGTGGTGATGCCGGCCAGGAGGGAGAACTGATTCAGCAATGGGTTCTGTTGAAAGCAGGAGCAAAGTGCCCTATCAAACGATTATGGATTTCATCACTTACAGAAGAAGCTATTCGTGAAGGATTTGAAAAACTCAGATTAAATGAAGAGTTTAAAAACTTATATGCAGCAGGAAGTTCAAGAGCCATAGGTGACTGGTTGTTGGGTATGAATGCAACCCGTTTATATACATTGAAATATGGTCAACAAGGACAGGTGCTATCAATTGGTAGAGTACAGACACCCACTTTGGCACTGATTGTTGAAAGACAGAAGTCCATTGATGATTTTAAACCCGAACCTTATTGGGAGCTGAAAACGAAATATAAGGAAGTACTTTTCTCGGCCACAAAAGGTCGGTTTATGCAGAAAGAGGAAGGTGAGTCTTTTATGGAGAAAATAAAGGATTCAGAATTTGTGATAAAAGACTTTTCGCGTAAAAAAGGGAAGGAGGCGCCTCCTCGTTTATTTGATCTTACTTCATTGCAGGTGGAATGCAACAAGAAATTTGGTTTTTCAGCGGATGATACCTTAAAAACAATACAATCGTTATACGAGAAGAAAGTAACAACCTATCCAAGGGTAGATACAACCTATCTTAGTAATGATATTTATCCGAAGGTTCCTGGTATTTTAAAGGGATTAAAGGATCATCAACATTTAACTGAGCGCTTGTTAAAGGGAAAAATAAAGAAGTCGAACAAGGTTTTTGATGATAAAAAGGTGACGGATCACCATGCAATCATTCCAACCGGAGTTTATGCGAATGCTCTGGGACGTGATGAAAAGCTGGTGTATGAATTAGTAACCCGGCGTTTTATAGCTGCATTTTATCCGGATGCTACTGTGTCTAATACAGTTGTTATTGGTAATGCTGCTGGGGTTGAATTTAAAGCAACAGGTAAGCAGTTACTGGAGCCCGGGTGGAGGGTTGTCTTCATGGATAAAGAAGGAGAAAAAAAGGATGCGGAGATAATGCCTGACTTTACTGTTGGAGAGTCAGGATCTCATGAGCCGGAATTGTTGGAGAAAGAAACACAACCTCCAAAACCATATACCGAAGCAACCCTTTTACGTGCAATGGAAACAGCTGGTAAACAGGTGGACGATGATGAATTACGGGATGCTATGAAGGAGAATGGTATTGGACGTCCTTCTACTCGTGCTGCCATCATTGAAACCTTATTCCGACGAAAGTATATTTCAAAGGTTCGTAAAAACCTTTATCCTACAGTAACCGGAATGCAATTAATAGATACCATTCGTAACGATCTGTTGAAATCGGCAGAACTAACTGGTCTTTGGGAGAAAAAGCTTCGGGAAATTGAAAAAGGAGAATATGATGCTGCTGAGTTTATGAATGAGCTTAAGCAAATGGTTTCTGATATCGTTTTTGATGTGAAGCACGACAGAAGTGCCCGTAAATTAGATTTGGTTGAGGAGCCTGCAATAGTCGAGGAGAATAAAAAAACTACGCCCAGTAAAAAAGAGAAGAAAGAACTGGTTTGTCCTGTTTGCAAGGAAGGAAACATGTTAAAAGGACATTCGGCCTGGGGCTGTTCGAGATATAAAGATGGGTGTAAAACCATTATACCATTTGAGTTTTTAGGTAAGAAGTTGACCGATAAACAAATTGCACAACTGATACAGAAAGGAAAAACGAGTTCGCTCAAAGGATTTACTTTAGATGATAATCAGGTTGATGGAGTTGTGGTTCTGAATAAAGATGCAACTCTTGAACTGGAGCAGGAAAAGGAAGTGGTGTGGACCTGTCCTTCATGTAAAAGCGGAACAATTATTAAAGGAAATTCTGCTTTTGGTTGCGATAATTTCAAAAATGGATGTAAGGTGCGTATTCCTTTTGAAATGGGTGGTAAGCAATTAACCGATAAACAAGTAGAGGCTATTGTATTGAAGGGAAAGTCTACTTTGATAAAAGGTTTTACGGTGGAAGGTTCTTTGGAAAAGCAGGATGGTTTTCTGTTGTTTGAGTCAGGAAAGATTATCTTTCAACCGAAGTAG
- a CDS encoding efflux RND transporter periplasmic adaptor subunit — protein MKTIALGIIGFFILVSCQQKPTQSNTQTNAKNYPVQKMVASNVDLHTVFPTVLKGEIDIEIKPRIDGFIEAVYVDEGSIVKKGQVLFEINSPVSEQNLETAEANYNTASLDVERMRPLAEKGIISDVLLESYENSFSSAKAAYESAKASLSWTKVKSPVDGIVGTLPFRLGSLVNSSSVLTTVANTKHVVAYFSMNEKELLEYMRSWDGNTQAEKIQNMPSVKLMLADGTEYEQAGRIETISGVVDVNTGSVNFRAVFDNPNGILRSGTSGQVIIPKTIKDVFLIPQKATFSQQDKVLVYKYDNHKVNQKVISVKSTPDGQYYAVLSGLESGDQIVTDGVSTLKNGMEIQIQ, from the coding sequence ATGAAAACAATAGCTCTTGGAATAATAGGGTTTTTCATTCTGGTTTCATGTCAGCAGAAACCAACTCAAAGTAATACTCAAACCAATGCAAAAAACTATCCTGTGCAGAAGATGGTGGCCAGTAATGTTGATTTGCATACGGTTTTTCCAACAGTATTAAAGGGTGAGATTGACATTGAAATCAAACCCCGTATAGATGGTTTTATTGAGGCAGTTTATGTAGATGAAGGTTCTATCGTGAAGAAAGGACAAGTATTATTTGAGATTAACTCACCTGTTTCGGAACAGAATCTGGAGACTGCAGAAGCTAACTATAATACTGCCAGCTTAGATGTTGAGCGAATGAGACCATTGGCCGAAAAAGGTATCATTAGTGATGTTCTTTTGGAGTCATATGAGAATTCTTTCAGCTCTGCAAAAGCAGCTTATGAAAGCGCAAAAGCTTCGTTAAGCTGGACAAAAGTGAAAAGTCCGGTTGATGGTATTGTAGGAACCTTACCTTTTCGCTTAGGTAGTTTAGTTAACAGTTCGAGTGTACTTACAACGGTTGCTAATACAAAGCATGTAGTAGCTTATTTCTCAATGAATGAGAAAGAATTGCTCGAGTATATGAGAAGCTGGGATGGTAACACTCAGGCTGAGAAAATACAGAATATGCCATCTGTGAAACTAATGTTGGCTGATGGTACAGAATATGAACAGGCCGGACGAATTGAAACCATCTCAGGTGTGGTTGATGTGAATACAGGTTCGGTTAATTTCAGAGCTGTATTTGATAATCCAAATGGGATTTTACGAAGCGGTACCAGTGGTCAGGTGATTATACCTAAAACGATTAAAGATGTATTCCTGATTCCTCAGAAAGCAACTTTCAGTCAGCAGGATAAAGTGTTGGTGTATAAGTACGATAATCATAAGGTAAATCAAAAAGTAATATCTGTAAAATCAACTCCCGATGGACAGTATTATGCTGTATTGAGTGGATTGGAAAGTGGCGATCAGATCGTGACCGATGGTGTGAGTACACTTAAAAACGGAATGGAAATACAGATTCAATAA